A genomic segment from Triticum dicoccoides isolate Atlit2015 ecotype Zavitan chromosome 1A, WEW_v2.0, whole genome shotgun sequence encodes:
- the LOC119275659 gene encoding cyclin-P4-1-like → MMTMAAEDQAAVPRVVSILSALLERVAERNDVVAAVERRIRDVEEQQEEDDQGEDGKETTTTAKKKKAVSAFQGLTKPAISVGGYLERIFRFAGCSPSCYVVAYIYLDRFLRRRPALAVDSFNVHRLLITSVLTAVKFVDDICYNNAYFARVGGVSLMEMNYLEVDFLFGIAFDLNVTPAVFASYCAVLQTEMAYLEHPPPSIDAVSPTSLLQHCLPDQEVDTAAAAAATKSGCHRHQQQLTV, encoded by the exons atgatgacgatggcggcggagGACCAGGCGGCGGTGCCGCGGGTGGTGTCGATCCTGTCGGCGCTGCTGGAGCGCGTGGCGGAGCGCAACGACGTCGTCGCGGCGGTGGAGCGGCGCATACGGGACGTGgaggagcagcaggaggaggatgatcaaggagaagacggcaaggagacgacgacgacggccaagaagaagaaggcggtGTCGGCGTTCCAGGGGCTGACGAAGCCGGCCATCTCCGTCGGCGGATACCTGGAGCGCATCTTCCGGTTCGCCGGCTGCAGCCCCTCCTGCTACGTGGTGGCCTACATCTACCTCGACCGCTtcctgcgccgccgccccgccctcgcCGTCGACTCCTTCAACGTCCACCGCCTCCTCATCACCTCCGTCCTCACCGCCGTCAAGTTCGTCGATGACAT ATGCTACAACAACGCCTACTTCGCGAGGGTGGGGGGGGTCagcctcatggagatgaactaccTGGAGGTGGACTTCCTCTTCGGCATCGCCttcgacctcaacgtcacgcccGCCGTCTTCGCCTCCTACTGCGCCGTGCTGCAGACCGAGATGGCCTACCTCGAGCACCCGCCGCCGTCCATCGACGCCGTCTCGCCCACCAGCTTGCTGCAGCACTGCTTGCCCGACCAGGAGGtcgacaccgccgccgccgccgccgctaccaagTCCGGCTGCCACCGACACCAGCAGCAGCTCACCGTCTGA